In Arthrobacter ramosus, one DNA window encodes the following:
- a CDS encoding glycosyltransferase family 2 protein yields the protein MIVLSIFLVLGVSTIFWSLAGLVRLAGEESWRVHGLSTRIRGWIALLRGGKVPIPRSQRARHRSKGVRIYPANVAVLVAAHNEALVIRETILAASALVPRRNIHVVSDMSTDDTAAIARAAGVKVLDLEPNRGKAGALAAGIAHFDLCKRFKVVMLLDADTRPTADYLETGLPLFDDPAVVAVAGRAKSIMSPAPPTAIGRFLVAYRERLYIVVQLLLKYGQAAQGANVVSIVPGFASMYRTSALEKIEVLAPGLVIEDFNMTFEIHAKKLGRIAFHPSAAVAYTQDPDNLKDYIKQVRRWILGFWQTVRRHGLQFSRFWFVLGLYIVELVASCLFFVLLVPAFLLSSLAAVEVWILGNRSEVFIFLSGVLRPQDVLIGVFLPDLFLTVLAAVSMRSPRLLLMAPFFPLMRILDAVICLQVLPRAYSANSSGVWVSPVRRIQRQPQEIATPGPSVVRTG from the coding sequence GTGATAGTTCTTTCGATCTTCTTGGTTCTGGGGGTAAGCACGATCTTTTGGTCCCTTGCCGGGCTGGTCCGCCTGGCGGGTGAGGAGTCGTGGCGGGTCCACGGGTTGTCCACCCGGATCCGCGGGTGGATCGCCCTGCTGCGCGGCGGCAAGGTACCGATCCCTCGGAGTCAACGGGCCCGCCATCGTTCGAAGGGAGTGCGGATCTACCCGGCGAATGTCGCGGTCCTCGTGGCCGCCCACAACGAGGCCCTGGTCATCAGGGAGACAATCCTCGCCGCGTCCGCTTTGGTCCCTCGACGCAACATCCACGTCGTTTCGGACATGTCCACTGATGACACCGCTGCTATTGCGCGGGCTGCCGGGGTGAAGGTCCTTGACCTTGAGCCGAACCGTGGCAAGGCAGGCGCGCTCGCGGCGGGCATCGCACATTTCGATCTGTGCAAGAGGTTCAAGGTGGTCATGCTCCTGGACGCAGACACCCGCCCGACGGCGGATTACCTCGAAACGGGGTTGCCGCTGTTTGACGATCCCGCCGTGGTCGCCGTCGCGGGACGCGCCAAGTCGATCATGAGCCCGGCACCTCCGACGGCGATCGGCCGCTTCCTGGTGGCCTACCGGGAGCGCTTGTACATTGTGGTCCAACTGCTGCTGAAGTACGGCCAAGCAGCGCAGGGCGCCAATGTCGTCTCCATCGTGCCTGGATTTGCCAGCATGTACAGAACCAGCGCCCTCGAAAAAATAGAGGTCTTGGCGCCCGGGCTGGTGATCGAAGACTTCAACATGACGTTTGAAATCCATGCAAAGAAACTGGGACGGATCGCATTCCATCCCTCCGCCGCCGTTGCGTACACCCAGGATCCGGACAACCTGAAGGACTACATCAAGCAGGTGCGGCGGTGGATTCTTGGTTTCTGGCAGACCGTCAGGCGGCACGGCCTGCAGTTCAGCAGATTCTGGTTTGTCCTGGGGTTGTACATCGTTGAGCTCGTAGCCAGCTGCCTCTTCTTCGTGCTTCTGGTGCCCGCATTCCTGCTATCGTCCCTCGCTGCGGTCGAGGTGTGGATTCTTGGCAATCGATCGGAGGTTTTCATCTTTCTGTCGGGCGTCCTGCGGCCTCAGGACGTTCTCATTGGAGTCTTCCTGCCGGACCTCTTCTTGACAGTCCTTGCCGCTGTTTCGATGCGGAGCCCGCGCCTTCTGTTGATGGCTCCCTTCTTTCCGCTGATGCGGATCCTGGACGCGGTCATCTGCCTCCAGGTCTTGCCCAGGGCGTACTCGGCGAATTCGTCGGGAGTTTGGGTCAGCCCGGTCCGGAGGATCCAACGCCAACCTCAGGAAATCGCGACGCCGGGCCCTTCCGTCGTGCGGACCGGCTAA
- a CDS encoding polysaccharide deacetylase family protein, which yields MEAARILKDRGLRGTFFIDSGFVGAPEYMTMDNLHSLAADQNEIGGHTVTLADVTSVEPDEASRQICNDRVNLTDWGFKITSFAYPFAASTPKSEELVAGCGYNSARGLGEITTPIDCAGCAAAETVRPADLFRTRATSEVGSKWTLADLEATVAQAEKAGGWLQLTFYDIDNSGSPRSISPALFEQFATWLAARTQQGTMAVRTVHDVIGGVAKPVVNGPVAAPAAPGKNALRNPGLETAGKYGLPQCWQVASYGTNTAVLSTLTPGHTGAVARRLDVTEYSSGDAKLLPVLDLGACAPSVSTGHSYSLRAWYQSTAKTQFEVYYRNKLGTWTYWTASPWFAANTSYEQAIWDTPPVPAGAEAISFGMNLFSDGQLATDDYEMYDTVGAPSP from the coding sequence ATGGAGGCGGCGCGGATTTTGAAGGACCGTGGCCTCCGGGGCACCTTTTTCATCGATTCGGGCTTTGTTGGCGCACCTGAATACATGACAATGGACAATCTCCACAGCCTGGCCGCGGACCAGAATGAAATCGGTGGCCATACGGTAACCCTTGCCGATGTGACTTCAGTAGAGCCGGACGAAGCGTCGAGGCAGATCTGCAACGATCGGGTGAACCTCACGGACTGGGGCTTTAAGATCACCTCCTTTGCCTATCCGTTTGCGGCTTCAACGCCGAAGTCGGAAGAGCTGGTCGCTGGATGCGGCTACAACAGCGCACGAGGCCTCGGCGAGATAACCACCCCCATCGACTGCGCGGGCTGCGCGGCAGCGGAAACTGTCCGCCCCGCCGACCTGTTCCGGACGCGGGCAACATCAGAGGTCGGCAGCAAGTGGACGTTGGCCGATCTTGAGGCGACAGTAGCCCAGGCCGAAAAGGCCGGGGGCTGGTTGCAGCTGACCTTCTACGACATCGACAACAGCGGAAGTCCCCGCTCCATCAGCCCCGCGTTGTTCGAACAGTTCGCCACCTGGCTGGCGGCCAGGACCCAACAAGGGACCATGGCCGTGCGCACGGTACATGACGTGATCGGCGGCGTTGCAAAACCCGTGGTGAACGGTCCCGTGGCCGCGCCGGCAGCGCCAGGAAAGAACGCCCTTCGGAATCCGGGGCTGGAAACCGCTGGAAAGTATGGCTTACCGCAATGCTGGCAGGTGGCGTCCTACGGCACGAATACCGCAGTCCTGAGCACCTTGACCCCGGGACACACTGGTGCGGTGGCTCGTCGCCTGGACGTGACCGAATACTCGTCCGGTGATGCCAAACTGCTTCCCGTCCTCGATCTGGGAGCATGCGCTCCGAGCGTGAGTACCGGCCACAGCTATTCGCTCAGGGCGTGGTACCAGTCCACCGCCAAGACGCAGTTCGAAGTGTATTACCGCAACAAGCTGGGCACGTGGACCTACTGGACGGCCAGTCCGTGGTTCGCGGCCAACACCAGTTACGAGCAGGCGATCTGGGATACGCCGCCCGTTCCGGCAGGAGCCGAGGCCATCAGCTTTGGAATGAACCTCTTCAGCGATGGCCAGCTTGCTACCGATGATTACGAAATGTACGACACTGTGGGAGCTCCGTCGCCGTGA